Proteins from one Microtus pennsylvanicus isolate mMicPen1 chromosome 7, mMicPen1.hap1, whole genome shotgun sequence genomic window:
- the Smim40 gene encoding small integral membrane protein 40 gives MAEEEGSVEEGDVFLAFAQGPTPPRGPLRRALDKIFLTFLVLFLTLLMLEAAYKLLWPLPWATFRDWLLQTPEEEGALEL, from the coding sequence ATGGCAGAGGAAGAGGgcagtgtggaggagggggatgtgttcCTAGCTTTCGCCCAGGGTCCCACTCCTCCTCGGGGGCCCCTGCGGCGTGCTCTGGACAAGATCtttctcaccttcctagtcctcttcctgactctgctgaTGCTGGAGGCTGCTTACAAGCTGCTGTGGCCCCTGCCATGGGCGACGTTTCGGGACTGGCTCCTGCAGACACCCGAGGAGGAAGGGGCGCTGGAACTCTGA